A window of the Cannabis sativa cultivar Pink pepper isolate KNU-18-1 chromosome X, ASM2916894v1, whole genome shotgun sequence genome harbors these coding sequences:
- the LOC133031751 gene encoding proline-rich receptor-like protein kinase PERK3 encodes MPSFAGMLKESQWLRRKLLLFWFLMSITEAYAPDNLLITSSGSPVGTPEVAPAMPNLPLPANIPESNGPWRKHFLQLGSPIHLSPSHPPLTSHFSKPLMKRKELAPSFVGFKNIAPTQSDVGVLPSGLAQPPLSPSVSNCCKPDMVMLRGSKECHCVYPIKIDLLLLNVSQNPNWTLFLDSLALELGLKVSQIELINFYVLSLSRLNISMDITPSTGISFSFTEASAINSSLAMHRVHLNPKLVGDYKLLNITWFQAPPPSQAPHIATAPVKPPPHRAPASVSPNTSNEGRHPNLILILGIGAGVLIVAIISLFIVCLCMFSQDKTKAPPVELDTEKQRTVNPVPVVGSLPHPSSTRFLAYEELKEATNNFESASILGEGGFGKVFKGVLSDGTAVAIKKLTNGGQQGDKEFLVEVEMLSRLHHRNLVKLVGYYSNRDSSQNLLCYELVPNGSLEAWLHGPMGVNCPLDWDTRMKIALDAARGLAYLHEDSQPCVIHRDFKASNILLENNFHAKVADFGLAKQAPEGRTNYLSTRVMGTFGYVAPEYAMTGHLLVKSDVYSYGVVLLELLTGRKPVDMSQPAGQENLVSWARPILRDKDRLDELADPKLGGKYPKEDFIRVCTIAAACVAPEANQRPTMGEVVQSLKMVQRVTEYQDSMASSNVRPNLRQSSTTFESDGTSSIFSSGPFSGLSAFDNDNISRTAVFSEDLHEGR; translated from the exons ATGCCTTCGTTCGCAG GGATGTTGAAAGAGTCCCAATGGTTGAGAAGGAAACTGCTCCTTTTTTGGTTCTTGATGTCAATCACCGAAGCTTATGCACCCGATAATCTACTGATAACAAGTTCGGGATCTCCGGTTGGTACCCCTGAGGTGGCACCTGCTATGCCTAATCTTCCCCTTCCAGCCAATATACCAGAGTCTAATGGGCCATGGCGAAAGCATTTCTTGCAGCTTGGTTCACCTATTCATTTATCACCATCTCATCCTCCTTTGACTTCACATTTCTCAAAACCTTTGATGAAGAGGAAAGAGTTGGCACCTTCCTTCGTCGGCTTCAAAAACATTGCTCCAACACAATCTGACGTTGGTGTGTTGCCTTCTGGTTTAGCTCAGCCACCACTGTCTCCTTCTGTCTCCA ATTGCTGCAAACCAGATATGGTGATGCTACGGGGGAGTAAAGAATGCCACTGTGTTTATCCTATAAaaattgaccttctccttctcAATGTCTCACAAAATCCTAATTGGACTCTATTCTTAGACAGTTTGGCTTTGGAACTTGGTTTAAAAGTTTCTCAAATTGAGTTGATAAACTTTTACGTACTTAGCTTGTCAAGATTAAATATTTCAATGGATATTACTCCAAGCACGGGAATCAGTTTTTCTTTTACCGAAGCATCTGCTATAAACTCTTCTCTTGCCATGCATAGAGTTCATTTGAACCCTAAGTTAGTGGGTGATTACAAACTTCTCAACATTACCTGGTTTCAGGCTCCACCTCCTTCTCAAG CTCCTCACATTGCTACAGCACCTGTAAAACCCCCACCTCATCGTGCTCCTGCTTCTGTATCTCCCAATACTTCAAACGAAGGGAGGCATCCAAATTTGATTCTTATTCTTGGTATTGGTGCTGGTGTGCTGATTGTTGCCATCATCTCTTTGTTTATTGTTTGTTTATGCATGTTCAGTCAAGATAAAACAAAAGCGCCTCCTGTGGAACTGGATACAG AAAAACAGAGGACCGTTAATCCAGTTCCTGTTGTTGGATCTCTACCCCATCCAAGTAGCACACGATTTCTGGCATATGAAGAACTTAAAGAAGCAACAAACAACTTTGAATCTGCAAGCATACTTGGAGAGGGTGGGTTCGGAAAAGTTTTTAAGGGTGTCTTAAGTGATGGTACGGCTGTTGCAATCAAGAAGCTCACTAATGGAGGCCAACAAGGGGATAAGGAATTTTTAGTTGAGGTGGAAATGCTTAGCAGGTTGCACCACCGTAATCTTGTGAAACTTGTAGGTTACTATAGCAATCGTGATTCCTCGCAGAACTTACTTTGCTATGAGCTTGTTCCAAATGGTAGCCTAGAAGCCTGGCTCCACG GTCCCATGGGAGTAAATTGTCCTCTTGATTGGGATACCAGAATGAAAATAGCACTTGATGCCGCCAGAGGACTTGCATACCTGCATGAAGACTCACAACCCTGTGTTATTCACAGAGACTTTAAAGCGTCTAACATTTTACTTGAGAACAACTTTCATGCCAAAGTTGCTGATTTTGGTCTTGCGAAACAGGCACCTGAAGGAAGAACAAATTACTTGTCTACTCGTGTTATGGGCACATTCGG GTATGTTGCTCCTGAATATGCCATGACTGGACATCTACTAGTCAAGAGTGATGTTTACAGTTATGGGGTGGTCTTGCTTGAATTACTCACCGGCAGGAAGCCTGTGGATATGTCTCAACCGGCTGGCCAGGAAAACCTCGTCAGTTGG GCCAGACCCATTCTTAGAGATAAGGATCGCCTGGATGAGCTTGCTGAtccaaaacttggaggtaaGTACCCCAAGGAAGATTTTATTAGGGTGTGCACAATTGCAGCTGCATGTGTCGCTCCTGAGGCAAACCAGCGTCCCACTATGGGCGAAGTTGTACAGTCACTCAAGATGGTTCAACGGGTCACTGAATACCAGGATTCCATGGCCTCCTCCAATGTGCGACCAAACTTAAGACAGTCATCAACTACATTCGAGTCTGATGGGACATCTTCAATATTCTCTTCTGGTCCCTTCTCTGGTCTTAGCGCCTTCGACAATGACAATATCTCTCGAACAGCAGTTTTCTCCGAAGATCTTCATGAAGGACGATGA